One genomic window of Deinococcus arcticus includes the following:
- a CDS encoding cell division protein FtsX, giving the protein MSYHFRQALLAMRGNVTATLATLVTMTLTLLMLGFVLLLTLNVNRTLSQLESQVEVAAFLTPTAQDSALLAQVRQFPQVREATLVTSEQVLQEMTQDSPYTRDAVALVGNPFPDTLRLRVGRVEDSRVVAQAVSQLPGVEDVEYGADYVDPTVRTLTAVRGAGYVLVGLLFLGTLFNILNAVRVAMYARRDEISVMRLLGATRGFIRMPHVIEGLLVGTLAAALAVALLTPAYLALAGRVQQLAPVFPVARDPDTLLPLLGGVALLGILTGLLGSLFATRRYLRELE; this is encoded by the coding sequence ATGAGTTACCACTTCCGTCAGGCCCTGCTGGCCATGCGGGGCAACGTCACGGCCACGCTGGCCACGCTGGTCACCATGACGCTGACGCTGCTGATGCTGGGCTTTGTGCTGCTGCTGACCCTGAATGTGAACCGCACGCTCTCGCAGCTCGAATCACAGGTGGAGGTGGCGGCGTTCCTCACCCCCACGGCCCAGGACAGCGCGCTGCTGGCGCAGGTGCGGCAGTTTCCGCAGGTGCGCGAGGCCACCCTGGTCACCAGTGAGCAGGTGCTGCAGGAGATGACCCAGGATTCGCCCTACACCCGTGACGCCGTGGCGCTGGTGGGCAACCCCTTCCCCGATACGCTGCGGCTGCGGGTGGGCCGCGTGGAGGACTCGCGGGTGGTGGCGCAGGCGGTTTCGCAGCTGCCCGGCGTGGAGGACGTGGAATACGGCGCCGACTACGTGGACCCCACCGTGCGCACCCTGACCGCCGTGCGCGGGGCCGGATACGTGCTGGTGGGGCTGCTGTTTCTGGGCACCCTCTTTAACATTCTGAACGCGGTGCGCGTGGCGATGTACGCCCGGCGTGACGAGATCAGCGTGATGCGGCTGCTGGGCGCCACCCGGGGCTTTATCCGCATGCCGCATGTGATTGAGGGGCTGCTGGTGGGCACGCTGGCCGCCGCACTGGCGGTCGCCCTGTTGACCCCGGCGTATCTGGCGCTGGCGGGGCGGGTGCAGCAGCTGGCCCCGGTCTTTCCCGTGGCGCGCGACCCGGACACCCTGCTGCCGCTGCTGGGCGGCGTGGCGCTGCTGGGCATTCTGACGGGGCTGCTGGGCAGCCTGTTCGCCACCCGGCGCTACCTGCGGGAGCTGGAATGA
- the rimM gene encoding ribosome maturation factor RimM (Essential for efficient processing of 16S rRNA), with amino-acid sequence MSGGEQDRTRLGYFLGPHGVRGGVKVYVLGDPGQLLGLKRVYVEGRGWLRVTKAEPLSPGVALGLAGVSTREAAEDLRGLNVYAADDELPELEQGVYYYHELRGLSVHGASGERLGEVTDAVDAGHQDLLVVRHAGGEAFVPLQAPYVVVELSERRRPRAITLTADAPDNLLGDDDTDDD; translated from the coding sequence GTGAGCGGGGGCGAACAGGACCGCACACGCCTGGGCTACTTTCTGGGCCCCCACGGAGTGCGCGGCGGCGTCAAGGTGTATGTGCTGGGCGATCCGGGCCAGCTGCTGGGCCTGAAACGGGTGTATGTGGAGGGCCGGGGCTGGCTGCGGGTCACCAAAGCCGAGCCCCTCTCGCCGGGCGTGGCGCTGGGGTTGGCCGGTGTGAGCACGCGCGAGGCCGCCGAGGACCTGCGCGGCCTGAACGTGTACGCCGCCGATGATGAACTGCCCGAACTCGAACAGGGCGTGTACTACTACCACGAACTGCGCGGCCTGTCGGTTCACGGCGCCTCGGGCGAGCGGCTGGGTGAGGTTACGGACGCCGTGGACGCCGGGCACCAGGACCTGCTGGTGGTGCGTCATGCGGGCGGCGAGGCCTTTGTGCCGCTGCAGGCGCCCTACGTGGTCGTGGAGCTGAGCGAGCGGCGGCGTCCCCGCGCCATCACCCTGACGGCCGACGCGCCGGACAACCTGCTGGGCGACGATGACACCGACGACGACTGA
- the rpsP gene encoding 30S ribosomal protein S16, whose translation MVKIRLSRFGSTHNPHYRIVVTDARRPRDGGYIENLGYYDPRKTTENYLKVDAERAAHWIAQGAQPTNTARRLLKSQGVKVA comes from the coding sequence ATGGTTAAAATCCGCCTGTCCCGCTTTGGTTCCACCCATAACCCCCACTACCGCATCGTGGTCACCGATGCCCGCCGCCCCCGCGACGGCGGTTACATCGAGAACCTGGGGTACTACGACCCCCGCAAGACCACCGAAAACTACCTGAAGGTGGACGCCGAGCGCGCCGCCCACTGGATTGCCCAGGGCGCCCAGCCCACCAACACCGCCCGCCGCCTGCTCAAGAGCCAGGGCGTCAAGGTCGCTTAA
- a CDS encoding DUF705 domain-containing protein, with product MTPPPLVIYVDVDETLVRNAGRSRIPIPAAVAHVRELAAQGAELYCWSSGGAAYARASAREVGLEALFTAFLPKPQVLLDDQLVQTWRRLVQVHPLSGAGQTVAAYRARLAGKPPGQRARVSYCTARAGCSTCNRA from the coding sequence GTGACCCCTCCCCCACTGGTCATATACGTGGATGTGGACGAAACCCTGGTGCGCAACGCAGGGCGCTCCCGCATTCCCATTCCGGCGGCGGTGGCCCATGTGCGCGAGCTGGCGGCGCAGGGGGCCGAGCTGTACTGCTGGAGTTCGGGCGGCGCCGCCTACGCCCGCGCCAGTGCGCGCGAGGTGGGCCTGGAGGCGCTGTTTACCGCCTTCCTGCCCAAGCCGCAGGTGCTGCTGGACGATCAGCTGGTGCAGACGTGGCGCCGACTGGTTCAGGTGCATCCCCTGAGCGGCGCGGGCCAGACGGTGGCCGCCTACCGGGCACGGCTGGCCGGCAAACCTCCAGGCCAACGAGCCCGGGTAAGCTACTGCACCGCGCGCGCCGGCTGCAGCACCTGCAACCGGGCCTGA
- a CDS encoding KH domain-containing protein, which produces MKTDPVELTLYLAQSVVDQPALVRAARRGPTVVVRVGPGEEGRLIGRQGRVIQAIRTLVRAAADPRERLNVDLDAPRKA; this is translated from the coding sequence ATGAAAACCGATCCCGTGGAACTGACCCTGTACCTCGCGCAGAGCGTGGTGGACCAGCCCGCGCTGGTGCGTGCCGCGCGGCGCGGCCCCACCGTGGTCGTGCGGGTGGGCCCCGGCGAGGAAGGGCGCCTGATTGGCCGCCAGGGCCGGGTGATTCAGGCCATTCGCACCCTGGTGCGCGCCGCCGCCGATCCGCGTGAACGCCTGAACGTGGACCTGGACGCCCCCCGCAAAGCGTGA
- the ftsE gene encoding cell division ATP-binding protein FtsE — MIDFKNVSLEYPVTRTLALDDVSLHVGKGEFVYLVGHSGAGKSSFMSLVLKRALPSRGEVKVAGEPLARYRGRRTALLRRRMGTVFQDNLLLPHLNAYDNVAFALRVTGVPGREWPQRVGGALRTVGLEHKKYALPVQLSQGEQQRVAIARAIVGNPPLLLADEPTGNLDPDNSREVLKVLQNVNLRGTTVIVATHARDLVETFRHRTLTLRKGKLVRDDPYGGYAL; from the coding sequence GTGATTGATTTCAAGAACGTTTCGCTGGAGTACCCGGTCACCCGGACCCTGGCCCTGGACGACGTGTCGCTGCACGTGGGCAAGGGCGAGTTCGTCTATCTGGTGGGCCATTCGGGGGCCGGAAAGAGCAGCTTCATGAGTCTGGTGCTCAAGCGGGCGTTGCCCAGCCGGGGCGAGGTCAAGGTGGCGGGCGAGCCGCTGGCGCGCTACCGGGGCCGCCGCACCGCCCTGCTGCGCCGCCGCATGGGCACCGTGTTTCAGGACAACCTGCTATTGCCGCACCTGAACGCCTACGACAACGTGGCCTTTGCCCTGCGCGTCACTGGCGTGCCGGGGCGCGAGTGGCCGCAGCGGGTGGGCGGGGCGCTGCGCACCGTGGGCCTGGAACACAAGAAATACGCCCTGCCCGTGCAGCTCTCGCAGGGCGAGCAGCAGCGGGTGGCCATTGCCCGCGCCATCGTGGGCAACCCGCCCCTGCTGCTGGCCGACGAGCCCACCGGCAACCTGGACCCCGACAACAGCCGCGAGGTGCTCAAAGTGCTGCAAAACGTCAACCTGCGCGGCACCACCGTCATTGTGGCCACCCACGCCCGCGACCTCGTGGAAACCTTCCGCCACCGCACCCTGACCCTGCGCAAGGGCAAACTGGTGCGCGACGACCCGTACGGGGGGTATGCGCTGTGA
- a CDS encoding LON peptidase substrate-binding domain-containing protein — translation MRVPLFPLPKLVLFPGVLLPLYVFEPRYRALLADVQASGGPFGIVRIVVSSEESDRPFHERVSRVGTLAYLRQAQGHEDGTSTIVVAGGERFETQTFHLDQPYLSADVRLWPLDSEESEVERVSAGELLSALLRLRPGESEALRGAAPSEPLLLASFAAVNLPLTPEQREDALRAPTLGDRLDLLLGYVPREAKLLN, via the coding sequence ATGCGCGTTCCGCTGTTTCCCCTGCCCAAACTGGTGCTGTTTCCAGGCGTGCTGCTGCCGCTGTACGTCTTCGAGCCCCGGTACCGGGCCCTGCTGGCCGATGTGCAGGCCAGCGGGGGGCCTTTTGGCATCGTGCGCATCGTGGTGTCCTCGGAGGAATCGGACCGGCCGTTTCACGAGCGGGTGTCCCGGGTGGGCACGCTGGCCTACCTGCGCCAGGCCCAGGGCCACGAGGACGGCACCAGCACCATCGTGGTCGCCGGGGGCGAGCGCTTTGAAACCCAGACCTTTCACCTGGACCAGCCGTACCTCTCGGCCGACGTGCGGCTGTGGCCCCTGGACAGCGAGGAGAGCGAGGTGGAACGCGTCTCGGCGGGCGAACTGCTCTCGGCGCTGCTTCGCCTGCGCCCCGGGGAGAGCGAGGCCCTGCGCGGCGCGGCGCCGAGCGAACCCCTGCTGCTGGCCAGCTTCGCGGCCGTGAACCTGCCCCTGACCCCCGAGCAGCGTGAAGACGCCCTGCGGGCCCCCACCCTGGGCGACCGGCTGGACCTGCTGCTGGGCTACGTGCCGCGCGAGGCGAAGTTGCTGAATTAA
- a CDS encoding S41 family peptidase yields MNAKRLTVTLAALGATAAVAYAQLGGYTQANLSSTPEGRTFLQVLNELNRLYLYPVDQEKVLRGAITGALGSLNDEFTYYSEPEDNAIDAANLQGEFFGIGVQLVAANADGTGGKIDNVYKGGAASGAGVQIGDQFLKIGDKDVTSAKLNEIVRLVRGERGTQVTVTFARDGKPYTVKMERQPVTIVSVESTVLPGNIGYIALNTFYNEKVSEQFRAAVADMKKKNVKALILDLRDNGGGLLNAGVDVADQFMQSGPIVSLRDRSKQTQVFGTARRQASDYTGKLVVLVNKNSASASEVVSGALQDTGRATIVGEQTFGKGVAQIPVTLPDGGKAAIVNSEWLTPKGRQIHKKGVTPDVLVKDTRFTTPVNFTGSGVKPGEKITLTIEGKPVTVTADKDGKFTYTGEIKRPTRSAQQGEATVDLQTDAILKKAVDLLK; encoded by the coding sequence GTGAACGCCAAACGTCTGACCGTCACCCTGGCCGCGCTGGGCGCGACCGCCGCCGTCGCCTACGCGCAACTTGGCGGGTACACCCAGGCGAACCTCAGCAGCACCCCCGAGGGACGCACCTTCCTGCAGGTGCTGAATGAACTCAACCGCCTGTATCTGTACCCCGTGGACCAGGAAAAGGTGCTGCGCGGCGCGATTACGGGCGCGCTGGGCAGCCTGAACGACGAATTCACCTACTACAGCGAACCCGAGGACAACGCCATTGACGCCGCCAATCTGCAGGGGGAGTTCTTCGGCATTGGCGTGCAGCTGGTGGCGGCCAACGCCGACGGCACGGGCGGCAAGATTGACAACGTGTACAAGGGCGGCGCCGCTTCGGGTGCGGGCGTGCAGATTGGCGACCAGTTCCTGAAAATTGGCGACAAGGACGTGACCAGCGCCAAGCTGAACGAGATTGTGCGCCTCGTGCGCGGTGAGCGCGGCACCCAGGTCACCGTGACCTTTGCCCGCGACGGCAAGCCCTACACGGTGAAGATGGAGCGCCAGCCCGTGACCATCGTGAGCGTGGAATCCACCGTCTTGCCCGGCAACATTGGCTACATTGCCCTGAACACGTTCTACAACGAGAAGGTCAGTGAGCAGTTCCGCGCCGCCGTGGCCGACATGAAGAAGAAGAATGTCAAGGCCCTGATTCTGGACCTGCGCGACAACGGCGGCGGCCTGTTGAACGCGGGCGTGGACGTGGCCGATCAGTTTATGCAGAGCGGCCCCATCGTGAGCCTGCGTGACCGTTCCAAGCAGACCCAGGTGTTTGGCACCGCCCGGCGCCAGGCCAGCGACTACACCGGCAAACTGGTAGTGCTGGTCAACAAGAACAGCGCCAGCGCCAGCGAGGTGGTGTCCGGGGCGCTGCAGGACACCGGACGCGCGACCATCGTGGGCGAACAGACCTTCGGCAAGGGTGTGGCGCAGATTCCGGTCACCCTGCCCGACGGCGGCAAGGCGGCCATCGTGAACAGCGAGTGGCTGACCCCCAAGGGCCGCCAGATTCACAAGAAGGGCGTGACGCCCGACGTGCTGGTCAAGGACACCCGCTTTACCACCCCGGTCAACTTCACGGGCAGCGGCGTGAAGCCCGGCGAGAAGATTACCCTGACCATCGAGGGCAAGCCCGTAACGGTCACCGCCGACAAAGACGGCAAGTTCACCTACACCGGCGAGATCAAGCGCCCTACCCGCAGCGCCCAGCAGGGCGAGGCCACGGTGGACCTGCAGACCGACGCCATCCTGAAAAAGGCCGTGGACCTGCTGAAGTAA
- the recG gene encoding ATP-dependent DNA helicase RecG produces MATVAELREKLRRPLSAELASGCQNRVVAGGMDKLLASPLGNPFPKVREALAGYAGLDHLEREAALKRALALLSEAPRPAAKPARIAKVAVPAAVPGERLPPDAPVERLDAGPGGARKLHTLGLHLLRDVLHAYPHRHEDRRALPDLSEVEEGQKVTVEGRVVAKSRRSPKPGMLILEVTLETPAGGRVRASWFNQPWVERQLKEGARLVLTGRVKKFGRSVQLGVEHLETVEGAQDSLSTGRIVGVYDSKEGVSQEFLRRAAHRALQAVPLDDYLPAHWRQKYRVTDLADALWGIHFPHDEAHLGRARARLRFDEYLFLELRLLLQGEDAVLQGKRFQATGDDIHTFEAALPFRFTNAQRRVLLEITDDMRGERQMARLVQGDVGSGKTAVAACALYLAVRDGYQGALMAPTEILARQHYANLRGYLGKLDVRVGLLIGAMTPKTKLEMQTRIAQGEVDVVVGTQALIQENVRFDNLGLAVVDEEHRFGVQQRRKLLAGRPDVLVMSATPIPRSLALTAYGDLELSVIDELPPGRTPIETKLIQDTARPQAYGFVMRQIREGRQAFVVTALIEENENLELLAATQLADDLKTMLPEARIDLLHGKMSAAEKDHVMDRFRAHEFDVLVSTTVIEVGVDVPNATVMVIENAERFGLAQLHQLRGRVGRGSAQSYCVLIAGEHSKKTRQRLKIIEGSTDGFVIAEADLKLRGPGELRGTRQSGIPDLRLADLANDTEIIEQARELAKHILAHDPRLEHPRLQYLRSELQNRSQSVAFREVI; encoded by the coding sequence ATGGCGACCGTGGCGGAACTTCGGGAGAAACTGCGGCGGCCCCTGTCGGCCGAGCTGGCTTCGGGCTGTCAGAACCGCGTGGTGGCCGGCGGCATGGACAAGCTGCTGGCCTCGCCGCTGGGCAACCCCTTTCCCAAGGTGCGCGAGGCGCTGGCCGGCTACGCGGGGCTGGACCACCTTGAGCGTGAGGCCGCCCTGAAGCGGGCGCTGGCGCTGCTGAGTGAGGCCCCCAGACCGGCCGCCAAGCCAGCCCGCATCGCCAAGGTGGCGGTGCCTGCCGCCGTCCCGGGCGAGCGCCTGCCCCCGGACGCCCCGGTGGAGCGCCTGGACGCCGGCCCCGGCGGCGCGCGCAAGCTGCACACGCTGGGCCTGCACCTGCTGCGCGACGTGCTGCACGCCTACCCCCACCGCCACGAGGACCGCCGGGCCCTGCCGGACCTGTCTGAGGTGGAAGAGGGGCAGAAGGTCACCGTGGAGGGCCGGGTGGTGGCCAAATCGCGCCGCAGCCCCAAGCCCGGAATGCTGATTCTGGAAGTCACGCTGGAAACGCCAGCCGGGGGACGGGTGCGCGCCAGCTGGTTCAACCAGCCCTGGGTGGAGCGGCAGCTCAAAGAGGGCGCGCGGCTGGTGCTGACGGGCCGGGTGAAGAAATTTGGCCGCTCGGTGCAGCTGGGCGTGGAGCACCTGGAGACGGTGGAAGGCGCCCAGGACAGCCTGTCCACCGGGCGCATCGTGGGGGTGTACGACAGCAAGGAGGGCGTCTCGCAGGAGTTTCTGCGCCGCGCCGCGCACCGGGCGCTTCAGGCCGTGCCGCTGGACGACTACCTGCCCGCCCACTGGCGCCAGAAGTACCGCGTGACGGATCTGGCCGACGCCCTGTGGGGCATCCACTTTCCGCACGACGAGGCGCACCTGGGCCGCGCCCGCGCCCGGCTGCGCTTTGACGAGTACCTGTTTTTAGAACTGCGTCTGCTGCTGCAGGGCGAGGACGCCGTGCTGCAGGGCAAGCGCTTCCAGGCCACGGGCGACGACATCCACACCTTCGAGGCCGCGCTGCCGTTTCGCTTCACCAACGCCCAGCGCCGGGTGCTGCTGGAAATCACCGACGACATGCGGGGCGAACGCCAGATGGCGCGGCTGGTCCAGGGCGACGTGGGCAGCGGCAAGACCGCCGTGGCCGCCTGCGCGCTGTATCTGGCCGTGCGCGACGGCTACCAGGGCGCGCTGATGGCCCCCACCGAGATTCTGGCGCGCCAGCACTATGCCAACCTGCGCGGCTACCTGGGGAAGCTGGACGTGCGCGTGGGCCTGCTGATTGGCGCCATGACCCCAAAGACCAAGCTGGAGATGCAGACCCGCATTGCCCAGGGCGAGGTGGACGTGGTGGTGGGCACCCAGGCCCTGATTCAGGAGAACGTGCGCTTTGACAACCTGGGGCTGGCCGTGGTGGACGAGGAGCACCGCTTTGGCGTGCAGCAGCGCCGCAAACTCCTGGCCGGGCGCCCCGACGTGCTGGTGATGTCCGCCACGCCCATTCCGCGTTCGCTGGCGCTGACCGCCTACGGCGACCTGGAACTGAGCGTGATTGACGAATTGCCGCCCGGGCGCACGCCCATTGAAACCAAGTTGATTCAGGACACGGCCCGGCCGCAGGCGTACGGCTTTGTCATGCGCCAGATCCGCGAGGGGCGGCAGGCGTTCGTGGTCACCGCCCTGATTGAAGAAAACGAGAACCTGGAACTGCTGGCCGCCACCCAGCTGGCCGACGACCTGAAGACCATGCTGCCCGAGGCCCGCATTGACCTGCTGCACGGCAAGATGAGCGCCGCCGAGAAAGACCACGTGATGGACCGTTTTCGTGCCCACGAATTCGATGTGCTGGTATCCACCACGGTGATTGAGGTGGGTGTGGACGTACCCAACGCCACGGTCATGGTGATTGAAAACGCCGAACGCTTCGGGCTGGCGCAGCTGCACCAGTTGCGCGGCCGGGTGGGGCGTGGCAGCGCGCAGAGTTACTGCGTGCTGATTGCCGGTGAGCACAGCAAGAAAACCCGCCAGCGCCTGAAGATCATTGAGGGCAGCACCGACGGCTTCGTGATTGCCGAAGCAGACCTGAAGCTGCGCGGCCCCGGCGAGCTGCGCGGCACCCGCCAGAGCGGCATTCCTGACCTGCGGCTGGCTGACCTTGCCAACGACACCGAGATCATTGAGCAGGCGCGCGAACTCGCCAAGCACATCCTGGCCCACGACCCCCGGCTGGAGCACCCCCGTCTGCAGTATCTGCGCAGCGAACTGCAAAACCGCAGCCAGAGCGTGGCGTTCAGGGAAGTGATTTGA
- the nadE gene encoding ammonia-dependent NAD(+) synthetase, translated as MVSLRDSIRRELGVQPAITPAAEVERRVAFLCAYLQASGTRGFVLGISGGQDSTLAGRLCQLAAQRLRAGGAAAQFVAVRQPYGVQADEADAARALAFIQPDRTATVNIQAAADAAAQAAGAALGTPLRDFVRGNVKARLRMVTQYALAGQEGLLVVGTDHAAEALTGFFTKYGDGGVDVTPLSGLTKRQGAALLASLGAPPETWQKVPTADLEDDRPGLPDEAALGVTYAQIDDYLEGQPVPDEVAARLEELYRATRHKRAQPVSPLDDWWQAE; from the coding sequence GTGGTCAGTTTGAGGGACAGCATTCGGCGTGAACTGGGGGTGCAGCCGGCCATCACCCCGGCCGCCGAGGTGGAGCGGCGCGTGGCGTTTCTGTGCGCCTACCTGCAGGCCTCGGGCACCCGGGGCTTCGTGCTGGGCATCAGTGGCGGGCAGGACAGCACGCTGGCCGGGCGCCTGTGCCAGCTGGCCGCCCAGCGGCTGCGGGCCGGGGGCGCAGCTGCCCAGTTCGTGGCGGTGCGCCAGCCCTACGGCGTGCAGGCCGACGAGGCCGACGCGGCGCGGGCCCTGGCGTTTATTCAGCCCGACCGCACGGCGACCGTGAACATCCAGGCGGCGGCCGACGCGGCGGCGCAGGCGGCGGGCGCGGCCCTGGGCACGCCGCTGCGCGACTTCGTGCGCGGCAACGTGAAGGCCCGGCTGCGCATGGTGACCCAGTACGCGCTGGCCGGGCAGGAGGGCCTGCTGGTGGTGGGCACTGACCACGCCGCCGAGGCCCTGACCGGCTTTTTCACCAAGTACGGCGACGGCGGCGTGGACGTGACCCCGCTAAGCGGCCTGACCAAACGCCAGGGCGCGGCGCTGCTGGCGTCCCTGGGCGCCCCGCCTGAAACCTGGCAGAAGGTCCCCACCGCCGACCTGGAAGACGACCGCCCCGGCCTGCCCGACGAGGCCGCCCTGGGCGTAACCTACGCGCAGATTGACGACTACCTGGAGGGCCAGCCAGTGCCGGATGAGGTGGCCGCGCGACTGGAAGAGCTGTACCGCGCCACCCGCCACAAGCGCGCGCAGCCGGTGTCACCCCTTGATGACTGGTGGCAGGCAGAGTAG
- the trmD gene encoding tRNA (guanosine(37)-N1)-methyltransferase TrmD, which translates to MTPTTTDAPPEPLRFSFLTLFPELLLPFAQEAILGKAAARNLIDVQLVNLRDFAQNKHLKVDDTPYGGGAGMVIRVDVAERALASLPPADEVILFSPAGPPFTQAMAEELAGKRHLAFLCGRYEGFDARAETLVTRELSIGDFVMMGGEAAAACVLEAVARLRPGVLGDPQSHQMDSFSSGLLDYPEYTRPPEWRGHAVPEVLRGGNHAAVAAWRREQALARTLARRPDLLARTSLTPQDSAALLALGAGDEQLAAWGAPPPPAPKRRRSRSKR; encoded by the coding sequence ATGACACCGACGACGACTGACGCGCCGCCAGAGCCGCTGCGCTTCTCGTTCCTGACCCTGTTTCCAGAACTGCTTTTGCCTTTTGCCCAGGAAGCGATTCTGGGCAAGGCGGCAGCCCGGAACCTGATTGACGTGCAGCTGGTGAATCTGCGCGACTTCGCCCAGAACAAGCACCTGAAGGTGGACGACACCCCCTATGGCGGCGGCGCGGGCATGGTGATCCGGGTGGACGTGGCTGAACGCGCCCTGGCCAGCCTGCCCCCGGCCGACGAGGTGATTCTGTTCAGCCCGGCCGGGCCGCCCTTCACGCAGGCGATGGCCGAGGAACTGGCGGGCAAGCGCCACCTCGCTTTTCTGTGCGGCCGGTACGAGGGCTTTGACGCCCGCGCCGAAACCCTGGTCACGCGCGAGCTGAGCATTGGCGACTTTGTGATGATGGGCGGCGAAGCGGCGGCGGCCTGCGTGCTGGAGGCCGTGGCCCGCCTGCGCCCCGGGGTGCTGGGCGACCCGCAGTCGCACCAGATGGATTCCTTCAGTTCAGGGCTGCTGGATTACCCGGAATACACCCGGCCCCCCGAGTGGCGCGGCCACGCAGTGCCCGAGGTGCTGCGCGGCGGCAACCACGCGGCCGTGGCGGCGTGGCGGCGCGAGCAGGCCCTGGCCCGGACCCTGGCCCGCCGCCCCGACCTGCTGGCCCGCACCTCCCTGACACCGCAGGACAGCGCGGCGCTGCTGGCCCTGGGGGCCGGGGACGAGCAGCTGGCCGCCTGGGGCGCGCCGCCGCCGCCCGCGCCCAAGCGCCGCCGCAGCCGGTCGAAGCGTTGA
- a CDS encoding murein hydrolase activator EnvC family protein: MTRRARAGALLAVALLCGVPQAGLAQTTSERLQTLERELQQQRELNAQKAAQIEQARRAIASLSAQQRQTLGRLDELTRRAGGLENELATATARVALAERALADTGSQLKVTQARVERLQGDVRQILRAQYRDRSGRYLQLLSQSRSLSDLLIRLQYANRAGEYNTRVIETLAADVQVLREQRDLQTRQARELRALQVQRQAKLRDLQARRTEQNTLLSQLRSSEQGQRTLAAQRQAEQALAARTIDQLVGQVQAEQARLEAERQRRLEEERRRREAEARRIREEQERARQEAARLARIRAEQERLARERQAAAERAQAERAAASRVAAERAAAQQAQQRLTQQRQREAQLQQERAALQQRQQQVQAQQQQVEVQLAPLPPAAGPLGFPLPGGRVSAPFGSGGSPWVVLSGATQVVAAQDGNVLTSTFYASLGGVVLVDHGALVTVYLGLREKFVNTGDRVSRGTPLGTVGGSSIIGPDSMAFQLRRGQDVIAPPF, encoded by the coding sequence ATGACCCGGCGGGCCCGCGCGGGGGCGCTGCTGGCGGTGGCCCTGCTGTGCGGCGTGCCTCAGGCCGGACTGGCGCAGACCACCAGCGAGCGGCTGCAGACCCTGGAGCGCGAACTGCAGCAGCAGCGCGAACTCAACGCCCAGAAGGCGGCGCAGATTGAGCAGGCGCGGCGGGCCATTGCCAGCCTCAGCGCGCAGCAGCGCCAGACCCTGGGCCGCCTGGACGAGCTGACCCGCCGCGCCGGGGGGCTGGAAAACGAACTGGCCACCGCCACGGCCCGCGTGGCCCTGGCGGAACGGGCCCTGGCCGACACCGGCAGCCAGCTCAAGGTGACCCAGGCGCGGGTGGAACGCCTGCAGGGCGACGTGCGCCAGATTCTGCGCGCGCAGTACCGGGACCGCTCCGGGCGCTACCTGCAGCTGCTGTCGCAGTCGCGCAGCCTGTCGGACCTGCTCATCCGGCTGCAGTACGCCAACCGCGCGGGCGAGTACAACACCCGCGTGATCGAGACGCTGGCGGCCGACGTGCAGGTGCTGCGCGAGCAACGCGACCTGCAGACCCGGCAGGCCCGGGAACTGCGGGCCCTGCAGGTGCAGCGGCAGGCCAAACTGCGCGACCTGCAGGCCCGGCGCACCGAGCAGAACACCCTCCTGTCGCAGCTGCGCAGCAGCGAGCAGGGCCAGCGCACCCTGGCCGCTCAGCGGCAGGCCGAACAGGCGCTGGCCGCGCGCACCATTGACCAGCTGGTGGGCCAGGTGCAGGCCGAGCAGGCCCGATTGGAAGCCGAGCGCCAGCGCCGCCTGGAAGAGGAGCGCCGCCGCCGCGAGGCCGAGGCCCGGCGCATCCGCGAAGAACAGGAGCGGGCCCGGCAGGAGGCGGCCCGGCTGGCCCGCATCCGTGCCGAGCAGGAGCGGCTGGCCCGCGAGCGTCAGGCCGCCGCCGAGCGCGCCCAGGCCGAGCGTGCCGCCGCCAGCCGCGTGGCCGCCGAGCGCGCCGCTGCCCAGCAGGCGCAGCAGCGCCTGACCCAGCAGCGCCAGCGTGAGGCCCAGTTGCAGCAGGAACGCGCCGCCCTGCAGCAGCGCCAGCAGCAGGTGCAGGCCCAGCAGCAACAGGTAGAGGTGCAGCTGGCCCCGCTGCCCCCAGCAGCCGGGCCGCTGGGCTTTCCGCTGCCGGGTGGGCGGGTCAGCGCGCCGTTCGGCAGCGGGGGATCGCCGTGGGTGGTGCTCTCGGGCGCCACGCAGGTGGTGGCAGCCCAGGACGGCAACGTGCTGACCTCCACCTTCTATGCCTCGCTGGGCGGGGTGGTGCTGGTGGATCACGGCGCCCTGGTCACGGTGTACCTGGGCCTGCGCGAGAAATTCGTGAACACAGGCGACCGGGTGAGCCGGGGCACGCCGCTGGGCACAGTGGGCGGCAGCTCGATTATTGGCCCCGATAGTATGGCCTTTCAGCTGCGGCGCGGGCAGGACGTGATCGCGCCGCCCTTCTGA